The following coding sequences lie in one Spinacia oleracea cultivar Varoflay chromosome 1, BTI_SOV_V1, whole genome shotgun sequence genomic window:
- the LOC130460792 gene encoding uncharacterized protein, with product MADEHQDVEDNTATTTTTTVGEDDLELSLSLRPLNCSNSYLPSSNLPKNLPETSSPAASNGQILSKRDAQALRRQEAKLKRELKRKSSLNNDVVGANPQQEDFMEEQRRKVLNLGFQGAAPPWFGLNAGAVYGGFMPYQGQNGNFTPRSEGKDAAGVSFSSGSSSGISDNYQSISGPGGNSSDAGSHSSHSHSPLPPPNVPTTSNTTSQIQRCSSQLDLQFNGLNPNHSKPQLCRSYSSNIELVTSSRQPCKSPEELTSLSMTCQQNVAQPNNDNTLSEKNPNSTPRSTIPKEAKVELGKPPKPVGLNGQQKLLFSEMPCVSATGNGPNGKTITGFLYKYSKAEVSIICVCHGTSFSPAAFVEHAGGENVEYPLKHIRVVPFALG from the exons ATGGCGGACGAACATCAGGACGTCGAAGATAACaccgcaaccaccaccaccaccaccgttgGAGAAGACGACTTAGAGCTCAGCCTCTCTCTCCGCCCTCTCAATTGTTCTAACTCCTATCTTCCGTCATCTAACCTTCCTAAGAACCTTCCAGAAACCTCCTCTCCTGCCGCCTCCAACGGTCAGATCCTCTCCAAGCGTGACGCTCAAGCTCTCCGCCGCCAAGAGGCCAAGTTAAAGCGGGAGTTGAAGCGTAAATCGTCTTTAAATAACGACGTCGTAGGAGCTAACCCTCAGCAGGAGGATTTTATGGAGGAACAACGTCGGAAAGTTCTGAATTTAGGGTTTCAGGGAGCCGCGCCGCCGTGGTTTGGGCTGAATGCTGGTGCCGTTTACGGCGGTTTCATGCCGTATCAAGGACAAAACGGTAATTTTACTCCTCGTAGCGAGGGTAAAGATGCGGCGGGCGTTTCTTTCTCTAGCGGTAGCTCCTCCGGAATTTCTGATAACTACCAGAGTATTTCTGGTCCAG GTGGGAATAGCAGTGATGCTGGTAGTCATTCGAGTCATTCTCACTCACCGTTGCCCCCTCCAAATGTTCCTACAACTAGCAACACCACTTCCCAAATACAGCGTTGTTCATCACAACTAGACCTTCAATTTAACGGTTTAAACCCAAACCACTCAAAACCCCAATTGTGCAGGTCATACTCTAGTAATATTGAACTTGTCACAAGCTCAAGACAACCCTGTAAGTCACCAGAAGAACTAACCTCATTAAGTATGACTTGCCAACAAAATGTAGCTCAGCCTAACAATGACAATACATTGTCGGAAAAAAATCCCAACTCAACTCCTCGAAGCACAATCCCCAAGGAAGCCAAAGTAGAACTTGGGAAGCCTCCGAAGCCTGTTGGGTTAAATGGGCAACAGAaactattattttcagaaaTGCCGTGTGTTTCAGCCACCGGAAATGGACCCAATGGGAAGACTATAACCGGGTTTTTGTACAAATACTCGAAAGCTGAGGTGAGCATTATTTGTGTCTGCCATGGAACATCATTTTCCCCAGCTGCTTTCGTGGAGCACGCCGGAGGTGAAAATGTAGAATACCCTCTCAAGCATATTAGAGTAGTACCCTTTGCCCTTGGTTAA